CTCTGTGCAGACCTTCAGCAGTGCAATGGTCGATGGCAGCGCTGGTGGCGTGTCACAGGTCCGTGAGGTGGCAGCCTCGCTTATTGCTGCTGCCAAGCGTCTGAATATGACGACCCTACTGGTTGGGCATGTCACAAAGGATGGCTCCATTGCCGGGCCACGCCTGCTGGAACACCTGGTGGATGTTGTGTGTCAGTTCGACGGCGAACGTCACTCCCGATTACGCCTGTTGCGGGCTGTGAAAAACAGATACGGCCAAACTGACGAGGTCGGCTGTTTTGATCTGACCGATGATGGCATTGAGGGGCTTGCCGATCCCAGCGGACTTTTCACCTCCAGAACGTCCCAACCGGTGTCCGGAACCTGCATCACAGTGACAATGGAAGGCCGCCGCCCACTGCTGGCTGAGGTTCAAGCGTTGCTGACACCGGCTCTAGGTTCCCAGCCCCGTCGCACGGTTAGCGGTTTAGACTCCACCCGCATTGGCATGCTGCTTGCGGTCCTTCAGCAACGGGCCGGACTACGCCTCGATGCTGACGACAGTTATGTGGCAACAGTAGGCGGGGCCCGGTTGAGCGAGCCAGCCATGGATCTGGCCGTGGCACTGTCAATAGTTTCCGCCAAAACCAACAAACCCGTCCATACCAAGATGGTTGCGTTTGGCGAGGTTGGACTAGCCGGTGAGGTACGCCCGGTACCGGGCATTAACCAACGAATTCACGAGGCCAGCCGGCTTGGGTACTCCTATGCCCTTGTCCCTCGCAGCCCGGCCGGGCCTGGCATCATCCCCCCTGATTTCACCGTAAAGGAGATTGAACATATCGCCGAAGCCACTGAACTCATCCTCCATGGCTCACCAGAGCCTCGAATCTAACGCTGCCCATCATCGTGGTGCCCCTTCGGAGCGTCACGGCTTCCTCATCTTTGGCACGGGGTGCCCAGTTGCGGGGTTTCCAGCTACGGTGTTTCCAGATACGGAACGAGCGGCTACGGGGCGTGGCGACGGGGCGTGGCGAGGAGTTAACGGCTCCTGACACCAAGCAGTAATGGCCATGTATCAGCCCAAAAGACACAGATCGGTCACGATGCCCTGTCCATTTGGGCATGCAAGCCCATAAATACGCGGAATTCCCACTATTATGGGAAGTGATACCTGCGCGGATTCCCGTGCGTGAAAAGAAGGAGCTTCCATGCTTCGCAGTCCCGAAGAGGCCCTCAAGGCCACGCTTGCTCGAGTCGCACCGGGGACACCCCTGCGTGACGGGCTGGAACGGATTCTTCGCGGGCGCACTGGGGCACTGATTGTGCTTGGTTCAGATAAAACAATTGAGAGCCTGTGCTCCGGTGGCTTTGAAATTGACATAGATTTTGCTCCCACAAGTTTGCGCGAATTAGCGAAAATGGACGGCGCCATTGTCTGCGATAAGGACGTAACCAAGATCCTGCGTGCCGCCGTCCAGCTGGTACCAGACCCAAGCATTGAAACTCAGGAATCAGGAACTCGGCACCGTACGGCAGAGCGCGTCGCCATCCAGACTGGGGTGCCGGTTGTATCCGTGAGCCAGTCCATGCAGATCATTGCCTTGTACGTGGATGGCTTGCGTTACGTTTTGGAAGGCTCGGAAAAAGTCTTGGCCCGCGCTAACCAGGCTTTGGCCACCTTGGAACGTTACCGAGCCCGCCTGGATCAGGTAACAAACTCCCTCTCTGCCCTAGAGATTGAGGCGATGGTCACCGTTCGCGACGTGGCCGTCACCTTGCAACGCCATGAAATGGTACGCAGAATTTCGGAAGAAATTGCCCAATACGTCCTTGAACTTGGTGTTGACGGGCGCTTGCTGTCCCTGCAATTGGAAGAACTCTCAACTGCCCGCGGGTCGGGTGCAGATATGGTCATCCGCGATTACACAGACGGCGGCTCAACCGATGTTGACGGTGCCGTTGCCGCCCTGCAGGAGATCGATCAAGCTGACCTGATCGATCTGAGTCTCATTGCGCGAATTGTGGGGCTGACCAGTGGAAACGACTCACTCGACGCCATCATTCAACCCCGTGGGTACCGCTTGGTGTCAGGACTGAAGGCGGTTCCGCGCGCAGTTGCGGGACGCCTTGTTGACCACTTTGGCGGACTACAGAATTTGATGGCAGCAACCATTGATGAGCTCATGCGGGTAGACGGTATTGGCGAACTTCGTGCCCGTAATGTCCGGGAGGGCCTGTCTCGGATTGCAGAAGCCAGCCTGCTGGACCGTTTCCTTTAATCCGTAGGCTTACGCGTTGCCTTGAATGAGAGGTCCGCACTAGTGCTGTCACTGCAAGGTGAAGGTGACCTTCTCACTTGACCACTTACCTAGCGTTGCCACAAACATGTAGGTTGCCCCGCCCCGGCCTGGCTTGCTCTGAACCTCGGCGCATTCAGGTGCGTTTCTGTTGACTTTCCAGACAAAATTCGCTGACTCTGAGGCCCCCGGTTTGAGGTTTTTCACCAGATCACTCGGATCCAGCTGGCAGTTCCTGGAGTTGAAGATGATGTCATCTCCGCTGGTGATTTGATACTCCATTTGGCTTGTTCCCACGTTGATATCGCAAGATGTTTTGCCGGAGTTTGTCACCTGCAATGTCAGAATAGGTGTTTCCTCCGGCCCGTAGGCCGGTTTATCTACAGCGGCCGTTACCTTGATGCCAGCTTCATCGCAAACGGCCGACGGCGGTGTGCCGGGTTTCGGCGCACTCTTCGGATTCGCTGTGCCTGAATCGAGGCCGGGGGAATCCTGGGTACTGCTGCCTGTTCCAAGCAAGCCCGCGATGAAGAACCCACCAACAACAAGTCCAACAATGACGCCCATCAGCAAAATAAGAGCCACCAACCGGCGCCGTCGGTACACTTTGGCCGAAACTCTGGGTTTGGATCGAGGCGCGGAGGAAGGACCCCTGCCCGCTCCGGACTTCCCTTTTGTTCCCACATCCTCAGCTTATCTAAATCGTGCTCCACCCATCGCTAACCACGCCGCCAAATGATGTCGTGGGATGGATCAACGCAGCGCCCAGCCCGCATGATGAGGCGGCCTGGGCGCCACTGAGCCGTGGGTAATCTACAGTGGAACTGCCACTGCGCCATGGTATCCACCAGCAGCGACATGAGAAACAGCAAGCTACAAGGAGTTTGGGTGTACAAAGAAATCCAGGAGTGGTTCAGCCGCGAGGCTAGAGACCTGCCGTGGCGTGGGGATTGTTCAGCGTGGGGAATCTTTGTCAGTGAAATAATGCTCCAACAGACTCCCGTAGTGAGGGTACGGCCAGTGTGGGAGCAGTGGTTGGAGCGCTGGCCCACCCCTTCTGATTTCGCCGCCGCACCCGCAGCTGATGTGCTTCGCGCCTGGGGCAAACTAGGTTATCCACGCAGAGCACTGCGATTGCATTCCGCCGCGC
This genomic window from Arthrobacter sp. TMP15 contains:
- the radA gene encoding DNA repair protein RadA: MATKSAKTNAGKNFRCAECGWSAVKWVGRCGECQAWGTLEEIGTVVVRTTAATTVVRPAQLISEVDASHAAHNLTGVPELDRVLGGGMVPGAVILLAGEPGVGKSTLLLDVAAKFARNEHGREPKVVLYLTGEESAAQVKLRAERISAVADTLYLSAETDLGTALGQVEAVQPALLIVDSVQTFSSAMVDGSAGGVSQVREVAASLIAAAKRLNMTTLLVGHVTKDGSIAGPRLLEHLVDVVCQFDGERHSRLRLLRAVKNRYGQTDEVGCFDLTDDGIEGLADPSGLFTSRTSQPVSGTCITVTMEGRRPLLAEVQALLTPALGSQPRRTVSGLDSTRIGMLLAVLQQRAGLRLDADDSYVATVGGARLSEPAMDLAVALSIVSAKTNKPVHTKMVAFGEVGLAGEVRPVPGINQRIHEASRLGYSYALVPRSPAGPGIIPPDFTVKEIEHIAEATELILHGSPEPRI
- the disA gene encoding DNA integrity scanning diadenylate cyclase DisA, which produces MLRSPEEALKATLARVAPGTPLRDGLERILRGRTGALIVLGSDKTIESLCSGGFEIDIDFAPTSLRELAKMDGAIVCDKDVTKILRAAVQLVPDPSIETQESGTRHRTAERVAIQTGVPVVSVSQSMQIIALYVDGLRYVLEGSEKVLARANQALATLERYRARLDQVTNSLSALEIEAMVTVRDVAVTLQRHEMVRRISEEIAQYVLELGVDGRLLSLQLEELSTARGSGADMVIRDYTDGGSTDVDGAVAALQEIDQADLIDLSLIARIVGLTSGNDSLDAIIQPRGYRLVSGLKAVPRAVAGRLVDHFGGLQNLMAATIDELMRVDGIGELRARNVREGLSRIAEASLLDRFL